In Burkholderia pyrrocinia, the following proteins share a genomic window:
- a CDS encoding amidohydrolase, with amino-acid sequence MTATESQPDLILHNGRFTTLDRANPTATAVAIAAGRFVAVGSDADVMPLAGRATKVVDLGGCAVLPGLIDNHCHVIRGGLNYNMELRWDGVPSLAVAMDMLRRQVAITPAPQWVRVVGGFTEHQFAEKRLPTIEELNAAAPDTPVFILHLYDRALLNAAALRVVGYTKDTPEPPGGTILRDAAGNPTGLLLANPNATILYATLAKGPKLPFEYQYNSTRHFMRELNRLGVTGVIDAGGGSQNYPDDYEVIRKLHDAGEMTIRIAYNLFTQKPNAEKEDFVNWTKSVKYHDGTDYFRNNGAGEMLVFSAADFEDFRVARPDLPAQMEDDLEGVVRVLAQNRWPWRMHATYDETISRALDVFEKVNKDIPLAGLNWFFDHAETVTEKSMDRIAALGGGIAVQHRMAYQGEYFVERYGAQAAEATPPVAKMLSKGIKVSAGTDATRVASYNPWVSLAWLVTGKTVGGLRMYPQRNLLDRETALRMWTEYVTWFSNEEGKKGRVAVGQLADLVVPDRDFFACAEDDIAATTALLTVVGGKIVWGAGPFASHDAPIPPAMPDWSPVREYGGYGGWGATQRSGAPLQRAAAAAMCGCASACNVHAHAHASAWGSTLPTSDAKGFWGAFGCSCWAI; translated from the coding sequence ATGACCGCAACCGAGTCCCAACCGGATCTGATCCTTCACAACGGAAGGTTCACGACCCTCGACCGCGCAAACCCCACCGCGACAGCGGTGGCGATAGCCGCGGGCCGCTTCGTTGCGGTTGGCAGCGACGCGGACGTGATGCCGCTTGCCGGGCGCGCGACGAAGGTCGTCGACCTCGGGGGCTGCGCCGTGCTGCCGGGCCTGATCGACAACCACTGCCACGTGATTCGCGGTGGCCTGAACTACAACATGGAGCTGCGCTGGGATGGCGTGCCGTCGCTCGCGGTCGCGATGGACATGCTCAGGCGCCAGGTCGCGATCACGCCCGCGCCGCAGTGGGTGCGCGTGGTCGGCGGCTTCACCGAACACCAGTTCGCCGAGAAGCGGCTGCCGACGATCGAAGAACTCAACGCGGCCGCGCCCGATACGCCGGTGTTCATCCTGCACCTGTACGATCGCGCGCTGCTGAACGCGGCCGCGTTGCGGGTGGTCGGCTACACGAAGGACACGCCCGAGCCGCCGGGCGGCACGATCCTGCGCGACGCCGCGGGCAATCCGACGGGGCTGCTGCTCGCGAACCCGAACGCGACGATCCTCTACGCGACGCTCGCGAAGGGGCCGAAGCTGCCGTTCGAATACCAGTACAACTCGACGCGCCACTTCATGCGCGAACTGAACCGTCTCGGCGTGACGGGCGTGATCGATGCGGGCGGCGGTTCGCAGAATTACCCCGACGATTACGAAGTGATCCGCAAGTTGCACGATGCGGGCGAGATGACGATCCGGATCGCGTACAACCTGTTCACGCAGAAGCCGAACGCCGAGAAGGAAGACTTCGTGAACTGGACCAAGAGCGTCAAGTATCACGACGGTACCGACTATTTTCGCAACAACGGTGCGGGCGAAATGCTGGTGTTCTCGGCGGCCGATTTCGAGGACTTCCGCGTCGCGCGCCCGGATTTGCCGGCGCAGATGGAAGACGATCTCGAAGGCGTCGTGCGCGTACTCGCGCAGAACCGCTGGCCGTGGCGCATGCATGCGACCTACGACGAAACCATCAGCCGCGCGCTCGACGTGTTCGAAAAGGTCAACAAGGACATCCCGCTTGCCGGTCTGAACTGGTTCTTCGATCACGCGGAAACCGTTACCGAAAAATCGATGGATCGTATTGCGGCGCTGGGCGGCGGCATCGCGGTGCAGCATCGGATGGCGTACCAGGGCGAGTACTTCGTCGAGCGCTATGGCGCGCAGGCGGCCGAGGCGACGCCGCCCGTTGCGAAGATGCTTTCGAAGGGCATCAAGGTGTCGGCCGGCACCGACGCGACGCGCGTCGCGTCGTACAACCCGTGGGTGTCGCTCGCATGGCTCGTGACGGGCAAGACGGTCGGCGGGCTGCGGATGTATCCGCAGCGCAACCTGCTCGATCGCGAGACCGCGTTGCGCATGTGGACCGAATACGTGACCTGGTTCTCGAACGAGGAAGGAAAGAAGGGGCGTGTAGCGGTCGGGCAGCTCGCCGACCTGGTGGTCCCGGATCGCGATTTCTTCGCATGCGCGGAGGATGATATTGCCGCGACGACCGCGTTGCTGACGGTGGTCGGCGGAAAGATCGTATGGGGCGCGGGCCCGTTCGCGTCGCACGACGCGCCGATTCCGCCCGCGATGCCGGACTGGTCGCCCGTGCGCGAGTACGGCGGCTACGGCGGCTGGGGCGCGACGCAGCGCAGCGGTGCACCGCTGCAGCGTGCGGCCGCCGCCGCGATGTGCGGCTGCGCGAGCGCGTGCAACGTGCATGCGCACGCGCATGCGAGCGCGTGGGGGAGCACGTTGCCGACGTCGGACGCGAAGGGTTTCTGGGGCGCGTTCGGCTGTTCCTGCTGGGCGATCTGA
- a CDS encoding DUF1427 family protein produces MEPYLVSLGAGLLIGVIYSAIKVRSPAPPLIALVGLLGMVIGVQAIPTIKQLFGF; encoded by the coding sequence ATGGAACCTTATCTGGTTTCCCTTGGTGCGGGCTTGCTGATCGGTGTGATTTACAGCGCAATCAAGGTCCGTTCTCCGGCACCGCCGCTGATTGCCCTTGTCGGGTTGCTCGGCATGGTGATCGGCGTGCAGGCCATTCCCACCATCAAACAGCTGTTTGGCTTCTGA
- a CDS encoding hydrolase, producing the protein MSNPKLEVLTPHNSQLIFIDQQPQMAFGVQSIDRQVLKNNVVGLAKAAKVFNIPTTITTVESESFSGFTYPELLDVFPNQKTLERTSMNSWDDQKVRDALAANGRKKVVVAGLWTEVCNTTFALCAMLEGDYEIYMVADASGGTSKDAHDFAMQRMVQAGVVPVTWQQVLLEWQRDWAHRETYDAVMAIAKEHSGAYGMGVDYAYTMVHKAAQRTATPHEALAAVPAK; encoded by the coding sequence ATGAGCAATCCGAAGCTTGAAGTACTCACCCCCCATAACAGCCAGCTGATCTTCATCGACCAGCAGCCGCAGATGGCATTCGGCGTGCAGTCGATCGATCGTCAGGTGCTGAAGAACAACGTCGTCGGGCTGGCGAAGGCCGCGAAGGTATTCAACATCCCGACCACGATCACGACGGTCGAAAGCGAGAGTTTCTCGGGCTTTACCTATCCCGAACTGCTCGACGTGTTTCCGAACCAGAAGACGCTCGAACGCACGTCGATGAACTCGTGGGACGACCAGAAGGTGCGCGACGCGCTGGCCGCGAACGGTCGCAAGAAGGTGGTCGTCGCCGGCCTGTGGACGGAGGTCTGCAATACGACGTTCGCGCTGTGCGCGATGCTCGAGGGCGACTACGAAATCTACATGGTCGCCGATGCATCGGGCGGCACGTCGAAGGATGCGCACGATTTCGCGATGCAGCGGATGGTGCAGGCCGGCGTGGTGCCCGTCACGTGGCAGCAGGTCCTGCTCGAATGGCAGCGCGACTGGGCGCACCGCGAGACGTACGACGCCGTGATGGCAATCGCGAAGGAGCACTCGGGCGCATACGGGATGGGTGTCGATTACGCATACACGATGGTCCACAAGGCTGCACAGCGCACCGCAACGCCGCACGAGGCGCTCGCGGCCGTGCCGGCGAAGTAA
- a CDS encoding XapX domain-containing protein, protein MKPYISSLFAGILAGVVYSLIGVPSPAPPTIALAGLLGILAGEQILPIARRMLSGIRLKTAWSDAKCGQHMFGPLPGAQASDAAAKRGQSTPT, encoded by the coding sequence ATGAAACCGTATATTTCATCGCTATTTGCCGGAATTCTCGCGGGCGTCGTCTACAGCCTGATCGGCGTGCCGTCGCCGGCCCCGCCCACTATCGCGCTGGCCGGCCTGCTGGGCATCCTTGCCGGCGAACAGATCCTGCCGATCGCACGCAGGATGCTCTCGGGGATCCGGTTGAAAACCGCATGGAGCGACGCGAAGTGCGGCCAGCACATGTTCGGCCCCCTGCCCGGCGCGCAGGCATCCGATGCCGCTGCGAAGAGGGGGCAATCGACGCCGACGTGA
- a CDS encoding LysR family transcriptional regulator, giving the protein MKLSFEALEALDAIDRTGTFAEAAELLHRVPSALTYLVQKLESDLDVALFDRSGRRAKLTHAGRVVVEEGRRLLHAAEQLELKAQRAQQGWETEVRICIDEILPFEALWPYVHTFYGLDMSTRLRLSTEVLGGTWDALISRRADLVVGAAGEPPELPGIVARPIGTLRHVFAIAPTHPLAALPEPLSMASVVEYRGAVISDTSRELQPRSIAIDAGQPYLAVPTLASKLAAQCEGLAVGTLPDCIAARAIAQGKLVAREVTGMRDTTHCYIAWRGDEAGRALHWWVEQLARPDLVDRFTALA; this is encoded by the coding sequence ATGAAACTGTCATTCGAAGCGCTCGAGGCACTTGACGCGATCGACCGCACCGGCACGTTCGCCGAAGCCGCGGAGCTCCTGCACCGCGTGCCGTCCGCGCTGACGTATCTCGTACAAAAGCTCGAAAGCGACCTCGACGTCGCACTGTTCGACCGCAGCGGGCGCCGCGCGAAGCTCACGCACGCCGGCCGCGTGGTCGTCGAAGAGGGCCGTCGGCTGCTGCATGCCGCCGAACAGCTCGAACTCAAGGCGCAGCGTGCGCAGCAAGGCTGGGAAACCGAGGTACGCATCTGTATCGACGAGATCCTGCCGTTCGAGGCGTTGTGGCCGTACGTGCATACGTTCTACGGACTCGACATGAGCACGCGGCTGCGCCTGTCGACCGAAGTCCTCGGCGGCACCTGGGATGCGCTGATTTCGCGCCGCGCGGATCTCGTCGTCGGCGCAGCGGGCGAGCCGCCGGAACTGCCGGGCATCGTCGCGCGGCCGATCGGCACGCTCAGGCATGTGTTCGCCATCGCCCCGACCCATCCGCTCGCGGCGTTGCCCGAACCGCTGTCGATGGCGTCGGTCGTCGAGTATCGCGGCGCCGTCATCAGCGATACCTCGCGCGAACTGCAGCCGCGCTCGATTGCCATCGACGCCGGGCAACCGTATCTCGCGGTCCCCACCCTCGCCTCGAAACTGGCCGCGCAGTGCGAAGGGCTCGCGGTGGGCACGCTGCCGGATTGCATTGCGGCGCGCGCGATCGCGCAGGGCAAGCTCGTCGCGCGCGAGGTAACCGGCATGCGCGACACGACGCATTGCTATATCGCGTGGCGCGGCGACGAGGCCGGACGCGCGCTGCACTGGTGGGTCGAGCAGCTCGCGCGACCCGATCTCGTCGACCGGTTCACCGCGCTCGCCTGA
- a CDS encoding mechanosensitive ion channel family protein, which produces MLNLSVTVAYGAPIVVADLVAWRLLGPGRSTTKAIWRCASFAALTYVLFATGVSPLAVPPSPDRFDRLAIQAIGVAWWLQCALVFSLMLDHLLLPRAWRNQRLFHDIAAGAVFGAAAVAALGYVLGLPLSGLVATSGAVAVILGLAVQNTLNDVFSGLVLNTTQPFRLGDTVAIGELEGRIVESNWRATKMINSLGNLVVVPNSTAAKATIVNLSEPASVHGVTLTIEIDPEVRPAIVVDALDRAAASSLDVLASPAPVSVVKAFRTNSVEYELVCYVDALQKKVAVRNRLYDLAHRHLAAADIALRPLGGTAAAHRPVSRGQRLLRAVELFRQLGDEDLAVLADALASRVFHKGEVIYASNSDTRLLTIVGAGVASVFVPGATGDREVRRMAPGDAIGQSVVLAGTQLHASVYAVTAVTAYQLSSRDLSPLIARKPELGRLMCESLTEHIATEEKMMIPPAAHAHASFNLIEWLEKEMKRLHDSFG; this is translated from the coding sequence ATGCTGAACTTGTCCGTCACCGTCGCTTACGGCGCACCGATCGTTGTTGCCGACCTCGTTGCATGGCGATTGCTCGGGCCCGGCCGTTCGACGACGAAAGCGATCTGGCGCTGTGCGTCGTTCGCCGCGTTGACCTATGTGCTGTTCGCCACCGGCGTGAGCCCGCTCGCGGTTCCCCCGTCGCCCGATCGGTTCGATCGGCTTGCGATCCAGGCGATCGGTGTCGCCTGGTGGCTACAGTGCGCGCTGGTGTTCAGCCTGATGCTCGACCATCTGCTGCTGCCGCGCGCGTGGCGCAACCAGCGGCTGTTTCATGACATCGCCGCAGGCGCCGTCTTCGGTGCGGCCGCGGTGGCCGCGCTGGGCTACGTACTGGGCCTGCCGCTGAGCGGCCTGGTCGCGACCTCGGGCGCCGTGGCCGTGATCCTGGGCCTGGCCGTCCAGAACACGCTGAACGACGTGTTCTCGGGCCTCGTCCTGAATACCACCCAACCGTTTCGCCTCGGCGATACGGTGGCCATCGGCGAGCTGGAAGGGCGGATTGTCGAAAGCAACTGGCGCGCGACCAAGATGATCAACAGCCTCGGCAACCTGGTCGTCGTGCCGAACAGCACGGCGGCGAAGGCGACGATCGTCAACCTGAGCGAACCCGCGAGCGTACACGGTGTGACACTGACGATCGAGATCGATCCGGAAGTGCGCCCGGCCATCGTCGTCGATGCGCTCGACCGGGCTGCCGCCAGTTCGCTGGACGTGCTGGCCAGTCCCGCGCCGGTCTCGGTCGTCAAGGCGTTCAGGACCAACTCCGTCGAATACGAACTCGTCTGTTACGTCGACGCGCTGCAAAAAAAGGTGGCGGTGCGTAACCGGCTCTACGATCTGGCCCACCGGCATCTGGCCGCCGCGGACATCGCGTTGCGCCCGCTTGGCGGGACGGCCGCGGCGCACCGACCGGTTTCGCGCGGTCAACGACTGCTGCGCGCGGTCGAACTCTTCAGGCAACTCGGCGACGAAGATCTGGCCGTGCTGGCCGATGCGCTGGCGTCACGCGTATTCCACAAAGGGGAGGTGATCTACGCGTCGAATTCCGATACGCGCCTGCTGACGATCGTCGGGGCTGGTGTCGCGTCGGTGTTCGTGCCGGGCGCGACCGGCGACAGGGAGGTCAGGCGGATGGCGCCTGGCGACGCGATCGGCCAGTCCGTCGTGCTGGCCGGCACGCAACTTCATGCGAGTGTCTACGCGGTGACCGCCGTGACGGCCTATCAGTTGAGCAGCCGCGACCTGTCGCCACTGATCGCGAGGAAACCCGAACTTGGGCGGTTGATGTGCGAATCCCTCACCGAACACATCGCGACCGAGGAGAAGATGATGATCCCGCCGGCCGCGCACGCGCATGCGTCGTTCAACCTGATCGAGTGGCTCGAGAAGGAGATGAAGCGCCTTCACGATTCGTTCGGCTGA
- a CDS encoding winged helix-turn-helix domain-containing protein codes for MIRIGTLHVFLDRREIRSNGKLLRIGSRAFEILELLIRANGALVSKDEIMQRVWPHTIVEENNLQVHIAALRKALADDRNLIVTVPGRGYRLVGGQIEGAAPVRPATSRLTAAPTALVGREQTVADVLAALDTARVVTLVGAGGIGKTRVALEAAMRAEASFPDGAAFVSLATVACPRFVPDALAGAFGIVQPAGSLTLEAVLASVAHRRMLLVLDNCEHLLDDAARIATALTESDAELCVLATSREALRIQGERLCPIPPLDVPGEGADDAEILSASAVQLFSARARAADPRFPLDERSVALMASVCRRLDGLPLAIELAAARAAVLGIDLLAAHLDDHFRLLTGGFRTALPRHQTLQAMYDWSYRLLGDAERLLLRWLGVFRDSFSIDAVREIVVTKGLADADLLDTIAGLVSKSLLSLESAHGPPRYRLLTTTRAYALQQLENNGERAAAALAHANYFHTLFRLAPDGDDGARSESRLDVIRRELGNLRAALDWAFSPNGDAEVGIALAAVAVPCLFDLSLLDECRERARAALDAMRNMGETRAREDARVRLFAGYAAAFAHTSGPTWVIHDAWSEVHALGFEAGEAELPPREP; via the coding sequence ATGATTCGGATTGGAACACTTCACGTTTTTCTCGACAGACGTGAAATTCGCTCGAACGGCAAACTGCTGCGCATCGGCAGTCGCGCATTCGAAATTCTCGAACTCCTGATTCGGGCGAACGGCGCATTGGTATCGAAAGACGAAATCATGCAGCGCGTGTGGCCGCACACGATCGTGGAGGAAAACAACCTGCAGGTGCATATTGCCGCGTTGCGCAAGGCACTGGCTGACGACCGGAACCTGATCGTCACGGTGCCGGGGCGCGGCTATCGGCTGGTCGGCGGCCAGATCGAAGGCGCGGCGCCGGTGCGTCCCGCGACGTCGCGGCTGACGGCCGCGCCGACCGCACTCGTCGGCCGCGAGCAGACCGTTGCCGATGTGCTCGCGGCGCTCGACACCGCGCGCGTCGTGACGCTGGTCGGTGCGGGCGGCATCGGCAAGACGCGGGTCGCGCTCGAAGCGGCCATGCGGGCCGAGGCGAGTTTTCCGGATGGCGCCGCGTTCGTGTCGCTTGCCACGGTGGCGTGTCCGCGATTCGTGCCCGACGCTCTGGCGGGTGCGTTCGGCATCGTGCAGCCGGCCGGATCGCTGACGCTCGAGGCGGTGCTGGCCAGCGTGGCGCACCGCCGGATGTTGCTGGTGCTCGACAATTGCGAACATCTGCTCGACGACGCCGCGCGGATCGCGACTGCACTGACCGAGTCGGATGCCGAATTGTGCGTCCTCGCGACCAGCCGTGAGGCGCTGCGTATCCAGGGCGAGCGGCTGTGCCCGATTCCACCGCTCGATGTCCCCGGCGAAGGCGCCGATGATGCGGAGATCCTGAGCGCAAGCGCGGTGCAACTGTTCTCGGCGCGCGCGCGTGCCGCCGACCCTCGCTTTCCGCTCGACGAACGCAGTGTGGCGCTGATGGCATCGGTGTGCCGGCGGCTCGACGGTCTCCCGCTCGCCATTGAGCTGGCGGCGGCGCGAGCGGCCGTGCTCGGCATCGATTTGCTGGCCGCGCATCTCGACGACCATTTCAGGTTGCTGACCGGCGGTTTTCGTACGGCGCTGCCGCGTCATCAGACGCTGCAGGCGATGTACGACTGGAGCTACCGCTTGCTCGGCGATGCGGAGCGCCTGCTGTTGCGGTGGCTCGGCGTGTTCCGCGACAGTTTCTCGATCGACGCGGTGCGGGAGATCGTCGTAACGAAGGGGTTGGCCGATGCGGACCTGCTCGATACGATTGCCGGCCTCGTCTCGAAGTCGCTCCTGAGCCTCGAGAGCGCGCACGGCCCGCCGCGCTACCGGCTGTTGACCACGACGCGCGCCTATGCGCTGCAGCAACTCGAGAACAACGGCGAACGCGCGGCGGCGGCACTTGCGCATGCGAACTACTTCCATACGTTGTTCAGGCTTGCGCCCGATGGCGACGACGGGGCGCGGTCCGAATCGCGGCTCGACGTGATCCGGCGCGAACTCGGCAATCTGCGCGCGGCGCTCGACTGGGCGTTTTCGCCGAACGGCGATGCGGAGGTCGGCATCGCGCTGGCGGCTGTCGCGGTCCCGTGCCTTTTCGACCTGTCGCTGCTGGACGAATGTCGCGAACGGGCGCGTGCGGCGCTCGATGCAATGCGGAATATGGGCGAGACGCGGGCGCGCGAAGATGCGCGCGTTCGTCTGTTTGCCGGCTATGCCGCCGCGTTCGCCCATACCTCGGGGCCGACGTGGGTCATACACGACGCCTGGTCCGAAGTGCACGCGCTCGGGTTCGAGGCGGGCGAGGCCGAGCTGCCGCCGCGCGAACCGTAA
- a CDS encoding HD domain-containing protein, producing MGNRIAGIRIPDGPIAREAAATVRASEPELLFRHAMRVFAFASILGLRRGIAFDAELLYVAALFHDFGLTERYRHSRRRFEIDGANAAHAFLGGFGVAAEDAAEVWRAIALHATFGIHPYMTPLTALLGAGIETDLFARHFDQVSRSERDEIVHAWPRGPGFKELFLEALAAGTAHRPATAFGNVCADVLERCDPDYRRTNFCGLVLGSKWTE from the coding sequence ATGGGCAACCGTATCGCCGGCATCCGGATTCCCGACGGCCCGATCGCACGGGAAGCCGCCGCGACCGTGCGCGCCAGCGAACCGGAACTGCTGTTCCGGCACGCGATGCGCGTGTTCGCGTTTGCATCGATCCTCGGGCTGCGTCGCGGCATCGCGTTCGACGCCGAGCTGCTGTACGTCGCTGCACTGTTCCATGACTTCGGACTGACGGAGCGCTACCGGCATTCGCGCCGGCGCTTCGAAATCGACGGCGCGAACGCCGCACACGCATTCCTCGGCGGATTCGGCGTCGCCGCCGAAGATGCGGCGGAGGTCTGGCGCGCGATCGCGCTGCACGCGACGTTCGGGATTCACCCGTACATGACGCCGTTGACGGCGTTGCTCGGCGCAGGCATCGAGACGGATCTCTTCGCGCGTCATTTCGACCAAGTGAGCCGGTCCGAACGCGACGAGATCGTGCACGCGTGGCCGCGCGGCCCCGGTTTCAAGGAGCTGTTCCTCGAGGCGCTCGCCGCGGGCACCGCGCATCGCCCTGCGACCGCGTTCGGCAACGTCTGCGCCGACGTGCTCGAGCGTTGCGACCCGGACTATCGTCGGACGAATTTCTGCGGCCTCGTGCTCGGGTCGAAATGGACGGAGTGA
- a CDS encoding alpha/beta fold hydrolase has protein sequence MSTFTTRDGVSIHYKDWGAGRPVVFIHGWPLNADMWDVQMHHLASNGFRCIAYDRRGFGRSGQPWTGYDYDTLADDLATLIETLGLRDVTLVGFSMGGGEVARYIGRHGTRHIAKAVLIGSVTPLVARRDDHPDGVDVAVFDGIRAGIVADRAAFFEQFWPLFTGSNRAASAISRAALDWTSFMALQAGLKGTLDCVGAFSETDFSADLDKFDVPTLVIHGDDDQTVPLALTGAVTAKRVPHATLSVYEGGPHALYLTHAQRLNDELLAFARA, from the coding sequence ATGAGCACGTTCACGACACGCGATGGCGTTTCGATTCACTACAAGGACTGGGGCGCAGGGCGCCCGGTCGTGTTCATTCACGGCTGGCCGTTGAATGCGGACATGTGGGACGTCCAGATGCATCATCTCGCGTCGAACGGTTTTCGCTGCATCGCCTACGACCGGCGCGGCTTTGGTCGATCCGGTCAGCCGTGGACGGGCTACGACTACGACACGCTGGCGGACGATCTCGCGACGCTGATCGAGACGCTCGGGCTGCGCGACGTGACGCTCGTCGGCTTTTCGATGGGCGGCGGCGAAGTGGCCCGCTACATCGGCCGGCACGGCACGCGGCACATCGCGAAGGCCGTCCTGATCGGATCGGTGACGCCGCTGGTCGCGCGGCGCGACGACCATCCGGACGGGGTCGACGTGGCCGTGTTCGACGGTATCCGCGCGGGCATCGTGGCCGATCGCGCGGCATTCTTCGAGCAGTTCTGGCCGCTGTTCACCGGTTCTAACCGGGCCGCTTCGGCGATCTCGCGCGCCGCGCTCGACTGGACGTCCTTCATGGCGCTGCAGGCAGGCTTGAAGGGGACGCTCGATTGTGTCGGCGCGTTTTCCGAAACCGATTTCAGCGCGGATCTCGACAAGTTCGACGTGCCGACGCTCGTGATTCACGGCGACGACGACCAGACGGTGCCGCTCGCGCTCACGGGCGCCGTCACGGCGAAGCGCGTGCCGCACGCGACGCTGAGCGTCTACGAGGGCGGGCCGCATGCGTTGTACCTGACGCACGCGCAACGATTGAACGACGAACTGCTGGCGTTCGCCCGCGCTTGA
- a CDS encoding DUF3331 domain-containing protein, which translates to MDAFNRWEHVMTLLDPSPAASRCAPSHLRDPDAVRRRHRDDAPPASSGGVRRRCAIIAVERQTDSSVLVSWSDPTRCRYDEQRWISAKSRTLGRCSLTGMTIRTGDAIYKPQWRGSKRPANYREVILASELDRFIVRLSRS; encoded by the coding sequence ATGGATGCATTCAATCGCTGGGAGCACGTGATGACGCTGCTCGATCCGTCGCCGGCTGCGAGCCGCTGTGCGCCGTCGCATCTTCGCGACCCGGACGCCGTGCGCCGTCGCCATCGTGACGATGCGCCGCCCGCGTCGAGCGGTGGCGTGCGCCGCCGTTGCGCGATCATCGCCGTCGAGCGGCAGACCGATTCGTCGGTATTGGTGTCATGGAGCGATCCGACGCGCTGCCGGTATGACGAGCAGCGCTGGATCAGCGCAAAGTCCCGCACCCTCGGGCGCTGTTCGCTGACCGGCATGACGATTCGTACCGGCGATGCGATCTACAAGCCGCAATGGCGCGGATCGAAGCGCCCCGCGAACTACCGGGAGGTGATCCTCGCGTCCGAACTGGACCGGTTCATCGTCAGGCTGTCCCGTTCATGA
- a CDS encoding alpha/beta fold hydrolase yields MNTITTKDGTQIYFKDWGSGRPVVFSHGWPLCADAWDPQMLFLVQHGYRVIAHDRRGHGRSSQPSQGNDMDTYADDLAALMNALDLREATLVGHSTGGGEVAHYIGRHGTKRVSKAVLIGAVPPQMVKSASNPGGLSMDVFDGIRKNVAENRSQFYKDLAVPFFGFNRPDAKVSQGTIDAFWAQGMMGSAYGQYLCVKEFSEVDYTEDLKKIDVPTLILHGDDDQIVPIDDSARLSAKIVKHAELKVIPGGSHGMCVVNADRINAELLAFLKA; encoded by the coding sequence ATGAACACGATCACCACGAAAGACGGTACGCAGATTTACTTCAAGGACTGGGGCAGTGGCCGCCCGGTCGTCTTCTCGCACGGCTGGCCGCTGTGCGCCGACGCGTGGGATCCGCAGATGCTGTTCCTCGTGCAGCACGGTTACCGCGTAATCGCGCACGATCGCCGTGGCCACGGCCGCTCGAGCCAGCCGTCGCAAGGCAACGACATGGATACGTATGCCGACGATCTCGCGGCGCTGATGAATGCGCTCGACCTGCGCGAAGCCACGCTCGTCGGCCATTCCACCGGCGGCGGCGAAGTCGCGCACTACATCGGGCGCCACGGCACGAAGCGCGTGTCGAAGGCCGTGCTGATCGGCGCGGTGCCGCCGCAGATGGTGAAATCGGCATCCAATCCCGGCGGCCTGTCGATGGACGTATTCGACGGAATCCGCAAGAACGTCGCCGAGAACCGTTCGCAGTTCTACAAGGATCTCGCCGTGCCGTTCTTCGGCTTCAACCGTCCGGATGCCAAAGTGTCGCAAGGCACGATCGACGCGTTCTGGGCGCAGGGCATGATGGGCAGCGCCTATGGCCAGTACCTGTGCGTCAAGGAATTCTCCGAGGTCGACTACACCGAGGACCTGAAGAAAATCGACGTCCCGACGCTGATCCTGCACGGCGACGACGACCAGATCGTACCGATCGACGATTCGGCCCGCCTGTCCGCGAAGATCGTGAAGCACGCGGAGCTCAAGGTGATCCCCGGCGGATCGCACGGGATGTGCGTCGTCAACGCCGACCGGATCAATGCCGAACTGCTCGCGTTCCTGAAGGCGTAA
- a CDS encoding response regulator transcription factor — protein sequence MANRPDMTSIGKQRAGDSASIVYVVDDDETLRRALSALLRSAGFRVETFASSRAFLAFERPDVPSCLILDVRLADESGLAVQEEAVRTGLNVPILFMTGYGDVATTVKAMKGGALDFLTKPFDDDAMLDAVGHALARDGERLARDRALDAVRGAYASLTPREREVMGQVVAGLMNKQIAANLGLQEITVKVHRAQVMKKMQVRTLPDLVRQAEALGVRPVGARV from the coding sequence ATGGCGAACAGGCCGGACATGACGTCGATCGGCAAGCAACGCGCGGGTGATTCCGCATCGATCGTCTATGTGGTCGATGACGACGAAACGTTGCGGCGCGCGTTGAGCGCGCTGTTGCGTTCGGCGGGATTTCGCGTCGAGACGTTCGCGTCGTCGCGGGCGTTTCTCGCATTCGAGCGGCCCGACGTGCCGAGCTGCCTGATCCTCGATGTGCGTCTTGCCGACGAGAGCGGGCTGGCCGTTCAGGAGGAAGCGGTGCGGACGGGCCTGAATGTGCCGATCCTGTTCATGACGGGTTACGGCGATGTGGCCACGACGGTCAAGGCGATGAAGGGCGGTGCGCTCGATTTCCTGACGAAGCCGTTCGACGACGATGCGATGCTCGATGCCGTCGGCCACGCGCTGGCCCGCGACGGCGAGCGCCTCGCGCGCGACCGTGCGCTGGACGCGGTGCGCGGTGCCTATGCGTCGTTGACGCCGCGTGAACGCGAAGTGATGGGCCAGGTGGTCGCGGGCCTGATGAACAAGCAGATCGCGGCGAATCTCGGCCTCCAGGAAATCACGGTGAAAGTGCATCGGGCCCAGGTCATGAAGAAGATGCAGGTCCGCACGCTGCCGGATCTCGTACGGCAGGCCGAAGCGCTGGGCGTGCGCCCGGTCGGCGCGCGCGTCTGA